A genome region from Anastrepha obliqua isolate idAnaObli1 chromosome 4, idAnaObli1_1.0, whole genome shotgun sequence includes the following:
- the LOC129243808 gene encoding alpha-tocopherol transfer protein-like — translation MSTPTLDIRPLTPVLQQKAIAELNEVPERLHADIAALREWLLKQPHLKARTSDQFLVSFLRGCKFSLEKAKRKLDQYYTLRTALPELHQHTFVDDQRLRAIIRLGVTLYLPLPLMDDGPCMVLMRPGKYDPNAFNITDILRASIILQDIFIINNDNAIVGGFMQIGDFEDFGWAHFLQMSPSLMKRFSLYAEEGLPIRIKNSHFFNTGAVFEKLFAVLKLVMPSQMIERFHVHPTFDSLCEAVPIKYLPKDYGGENYSIEEIIARSEQKILEYREYLLDEENYGVDEKLRVGGATNFEALFGQEGSFRKLDVD, via the exons ATGTCCACGCCCACACTAGACATACGCCCACTAACGCCGGTATTGCAACAGAAGGCAATCGCCGAATTGAACGAGGTGCCCGAACGACTACACGCGGACATCGCTGCGCTCAGAGAGTGGCTCCTAAAGCAGCCACACTTGAAGGCACGCACAAGTGATCAATTTCTCGTAAGCTTCTTGCGTGGCTGTAAGTTCAGTCTAGAGAAAGCGAAGCGAAAACTCGATCAGTACTACACTTTGCGCACAGCGCTGCCCGAATTGCATCAACACACATTCGTGGATGATCAACGTTTGCGCGCCATCATACGTTTGGG TGTCACCCTCTATCTGCCACTACCGCTTATGGACGATGGGCCATGTATGGTGTTGATGCGCCCTGGCAAGTACGATCCAAATGCATTCAATATAACAGATATACTGCGCGCCAGCATCATATTACaggatatatttataataaacaatGATAATGCCATTGTTGGTGGTTTTATGCAAATCGGCGACTTTGAGGACTTCGGTTGGGCACATTTTCTACAAATGAGTCCATCACTCATGAAACGATTCAGTTTGTACGCCGAAGAGGGTTTACCGATACGCattaaaaattcacattttttcaATACGGGTGCGGTCTTTGAAAAGCTGTTTGCCGTGCTAAAATTAGTGATGCCAAGCCAGATGATTGAAAGG TTTCACGTACACCCCACATTTGATTCCCTGTGCGAAGCCGTGCCAATAAAGTACCTGCCAAAGGACTATGGTGGTGAAAATTACAGCATTGAGGAGATTATCGCAAGAAGTGAGCAAAAAATTTTGGAGTATCGTGAATATTTGTTGGATGAAGAAAATTATGGTGTGGATGAAAAGCTACGCGTAGGCGGTGCAACTAATTTCGAGGCACTGTTCGGACAGGAAGGTTCATTCAGAAAGCTGGACGTGGATTGA